A genomic region of Caenorhabditis elegans chromosome V contains the following coding sequences:
- the srh-120 gene encoding Serpentine Receptor, class H (Partially confirmed by transcript evidence): MRSAIEEYYATNYSNCNLTYNLLASWQSISYSSRVIQLVALPFQILAFYVILYKTPIAMKISKTPLLINHSSCVIFDFVLCTLCTLYVFFPMYAFSFIGVLAWIGVPTLLQIIIIFVAMLCATLSYIYLFESRASSLLNNRFRITNNRSRIVYNCVILFPLILVLPFLFFVRLDQDTAKLDALKNYCPTREFFTTSVFIVLTDKTLMSYILIPLILFVLSVVGHYLFQMGCLVYYIYIVPSRSVSRETREMQKTFLISILLQTSVPFFVVIPAVTVFFLYSYGYYSQKFMNSVICCIQNHGIVESISVICVHKPYRNDIAIKIKSLKCQTTRNVIPVERPEGNLTKRQWQWR; the protein is encoded by the exons ATGCGATCAGCTATAGAGGAGTATTATGCAACAAATTATTCGAACTGTAATTTAACATACAATTTACTTGCTTCTTGGCAATCCATCAGCTATTCATCTCGTGTTATTCAACTTGTCGCATTGCCATTTCAAATTCTCGCTTTCTACGTTATTCTTTACAAAACCCCTATTGCTATGAAGATCTCTAAAACTCCATTGTTAATCAATCACTCTTCGTGTGTTATATTTGATTTTGTGTTATGCACTCTTTGTACACTATATGTATTTTTCCCGATGTATGCGTTTTCCTTTATTGGAGTACTTGCCTGGATTGGAGTACCTACATTATTgcaaattattattatttttgtggCAATGCTCT GTGCCACTTTATCATACATTTATCTTTTTGAAAGCCGTGCCAGTTCACTACTAAACAATAGATTCCGAATAACCAATAATAGATCAAGAATCGTTTACAACTGCGTAATATTGTTCCCACTGATACTCGTACTAccgtttctcttttttgttcgTCTGGACCAAGACACTGCGAAGCTAGACGCGCTGAAGAATTATTGCCCAACTCGCGAGTTTTTCACCACTTCGGTGTTCATCGTTCTCACTGATAAGACTCTGATGAGTTATATTTTAATTCCACTTATACTGTTTGTGTTAAGCGTAGTCGGACATTATCTATTCCAGATGGGTTGCCTTGTGTATTATATTTATATTGTTCCATCGAGAAGCGTCTCCAGAGAAACACGAGAAAtgcagaaaacatttttgatcagCATTTTGTTGCAAACTTCAGTGCCTTTTTTTGTGGTCATTCCAGCAGTGACAGTGTTCTTTTTGTATTCATATGGCTATTATTCCCAAAAATTCATGAACTCGGTCATTTGCTGCATTCAAAATCATGGTATTGTTGAAAGTATTAGTGTCATATGTGTTCATAAACCATATCGAAACGAtattgcaataaaaataaaaagcttAAAGTGTCAAA CAACAAGAAATGTGATCCCTGTCGAACGACCAGAAGGAAATCTGACAAAGAGACAGTGGCAATGGCGATGA